In Eupeodes corollae chromosome 3, idEupCoro1.1, whole genome shotgun sequence, a single genomic region encodes these proteins:
- the LOC129952367 gene encoding transient receptor potential cation channel protein painless, producing the protein MTKPNRFINVSDLNSCGFADSQALLATALEQRNIREFKVALDMGADPKRQDSKYISIFEKALQTKGCAEFVKECLDYGCDPTHFNKRSNKTALSYAADSQDPRILKILLDYKEIELNPTYANLTPLNSLAKSLSSVNAADVEACIDLLLQYGASPNIPDQRDMTPILYVLKNKQISTEQKRQIVEKLLYQPKIDLDTFRDGEARNLLEKNFPDLSLPPATSNAVDLNSLMALLHNNNEDKFLTSFSDFQLYASEMNNGPSTQEPHLELLIETIKKGLHKAFDAILKTISNINALHNGCSAIEIACIWGNWVALEKLIDREDLKLHYQRSLLVIVIKKLEEKPLLKMCDHKKCFYILLNWKGIDINETDSSGSTPLHYAVKYRNKQAIQELLKRGAYIGLRSKFNDIPIDAMESDLLEEHFDSCITTNGFKPGDESFEIIINYKNLIPTQPAQGKSPQYSLRDEMTPITHIAESKEMRHLLKHPLITSFLFLKWHRLSLVFYINLLVYSLFCCSIAIHTILKFKESDNQALIGLFGVFSFIGIGYLILRELFQAMIASMNYLRSPVNYVEIVLIILCIVTVKEQNYDQQTRKIVAVLMMLLLSVELCLIVGSIPVLSISTHMLMLKAVLKSFMKSFALYSIFVITFSLCFYILFGKQSEDGDFNAFSNPLTTLIKIIVMLTGEFDAGDIEFHTEFSYFFFLLFVIFMSIVLYNLLNGLAVSDTQAIKEQAEVNGSICRANLLTCYERLLIGQNHRTSVIVNHQPFLGICRRLINLFPYCISGTSISILPNNRNKVFIPFTSSLELINQQDPSSRKSLISVHDVSEQEKKLLEPPIQFVPCCLTCITGRCSEMDSRTVKTALAVIERKNEMIKENSQIEFQEIRLKNIEDKIEKIFEMMQNMTSQ; encoded by the exons ATGACGAAACCGAATCGATTTATTAATGTTTCAGACCTCAACAGTTGCGGTTTTGCTGACTCACAG GCTCTTTTGGCTACCGCATTGGAACAAAGAAATATCCGAGAATTTAAAGTTGCCTTGGATATGGGAGCAGATCCAAAGCGACAAGATTCCAAATATattagtatttttgaaaaagctttacAAACGAAGGGTTGTGCTGAGTTTGTCAAAGAATGTTTGGACTATGGTTGTGATCCCACTCAt TTCAATAAACGCTCTAATAAAACAGCTTTGAGTTATGCAGCTGACTCTCAGGATCCAAGGATACTAAAAATTCTTCTCGATTATAAGGAAATTGAACTTAACCCAACATACGCCAATCTCACTCCACTCAATAGTCTGGCCAAAAGTCTTTCATCAGTGAACGCAGCAGACGTTGAAGCCTGCATTGATCTTCTTCTTCAATATGGTGCCTCTCCAAATATCCCCGATCAGAGAGATATGACACCGATTCTTTATGTTCTtaagaataaacaaatttccaCTGAACAAAAACGTCAAATAGTCGAAAAGTTACTTTATCAGCCAAAAATTGATCTGGATACATTTAGAGATGGTGAAGCACGAAATCTCCTGGAGAAAAACTTTCCAGATTTGAGTCTACCTCCAGCTACTTCAAATGCCGTTGATTTAAATTCACTTATGGCTTTGTTGCACAACAATAACGaagataaatttttaacaagcttTAGCGATTTTCAACTGTACGCTTCTGAGATGAATAATGGACCCAGTACACAGGAACCACACCTCGAACTTCTCattgaaactataaaaaaagGACTTCATAAGGCTTTTGATGCTATTTTGAAGACCATTTCTAATATCAATGCTCTTCATAATGGTTGTAGTGCCATCGAGATTGCTTGTATTTGGGGCAACTGGGTGGCTTTGGAAAAGTTGATAGATCGAGAAGACTTAAAACTTCACTATCAACGAAGTCTCTTAGTGATTGTGATTAAGAAATTGGAAGAAAAGCCTTTATTGAAAATGTGTGAtcataaaaaatgcttttatatTCTTCTAAATTGGAAAGGAATTGATATTAATGAAACTGATTCGTCTGGCTCGACACCATTGCACTATGCTGTTAAGTACCGAAATAAACAAGCTATTCAGGAGCTATTAAAACGTGGTGCTTACATTGGGTTGAGAAGTAAGTTTAACGATATTCCCATAGATGCAATGGAGTCAGATCTTCTGGAGGAACACTTTGATTCATGCATCACGACGAATGGATTTAAGCCAGGCGATGAGAGcttcgaaataataataaactacaAAAATCTCATACCCACTCAGCCTGCTCAGGGCAAATCTCCACAGTACAGCTTACGAGATGAAATGACTCCCATAACTCACATAGCAGAATCCAAGGAAATGCGGCATCTTCTGAAGCATCCCCTCATCACAAGCTTTCTCTTTCTGAAATGGCATCGCTTATCACTCGTATTTTATATTAATCTTCTTGTGTATAGCTTGTTTTGCTGCTCAATTGCCATACACACCATCCTAAAGTTTAAAGAGAGTGACAATCAAGCTTTAATAGGACTTTTTGGAGTCTTTTCGTTCATCGGAATTGGTTATTTAATTTTGCGAGAGCTGTTCCAAGCAATGATAGCCTCAATGAATTACCTAAGATCTCCTGTCAACTATGTTGAAATAGTCTTAATCATCCTCTGTATAGTGACGGTTAAGGAACAAAACTATGATCAACAGACCAGGAAAATTGTGGCGGTTCTAATGATGCTCCTCTTGTCAGTGGAACTGTGTCTAATAGTTGGATCAATACCGGTGTTGTCTATTTCAACGCATATGCTTATGCTGAAGGCTGTTTTGAAGAGTTTCATGAAGAGCTTCGCGTTATATTCAATATTCGTTATAACTTTCAGTCTGTGTTTCTATATTCTGTTCGGGAAACAAAGCgaagatggtgattttaatgcTTTCTCTAATCCACTAacaacattaattaaaataattgtgatGCTGACTGGAGAATTTGATGCTGGAGACATTGAATTCCACACCGAATTTAGCTActtcttttttctattgtttgtaatttttatgtcGATCGTTTTGTACAATTTACTCAATGGATTGGCTGTTAGTGATACTCAG GCAATCAAAGAACAGGCCGAAGTTAATGGATCAATATGTCGTGCTAATTTATTGACATGTTACGAACGTCTTTTGATCGGACAAAACCATAGAACCAGTGTAATTGTGAATCACCAACCATTTCTTGGTATCTGTCGAAGACTTATAAACCTCTTCCCCTATTGTATTTCGGGAACATCTATTTCTATTTTGCCAAATAATCGAAATAAGGTTTTCATTCCGTTTACATCATCATTGGAATTAATCAATCAACAGGACCCAAGTTCGAGAAAATCTTTGATTTCCGTACATGATGTTAGTGAGCaggaaaaaaaacttcttgaacCTCCAATACAATTTGTACCATGTTGTTTAACTTGTATAACGGGTAGATGCTCGGAAATGGACTCAAGGACTGTAAAAACTGCTCTGGCTGTTATCGAAAGGAAAAATGAAATGATTAAGGAAAACAGTcaaattgaatttcaagaaattcgTCTCAAGAACATTGaggataaaatagaaaaaatatttgaaatgatgCAAAATATGACTTcgcaataa